In the genome of Candidatus Margulisiibacteriota bacterium, the window ACAATTGCTTGAACTGCGGCTCCAGGTCATTGATCTTCTGGACGAGGGGTTTATAGGAGTCTATCTTCCTCTCATCGGCGGCACCGATAAGTTTAGACAACCAGCCGAACATCTGCGGTCAATACTCTTGGGTTAGTCCGGGGGTCTTCAGGCGGGACATCATCTTCAGCTTTTTCGATTCGCGCCGTTTTTCGTGGCCCAGTTTTTCCTTGTGTTTTTCGACCTGGCGCTTGGCTTCGTCGAGCGCGAGGTCGAAAGCGGCGTAGGCGTCCTGCCCCGCTTCTTTGGACTGGATCATCTTCTTGCCCGCCATCCAGGCCCGGATCTCGGCCACCTGCCGCTTGTTGTCATCGGCGTTGGACTTGGCGTCCAGCACGACCTCGACCTTCTGGATATTGCTGAAGAACTCTTCCAGCTTGGTGATCTTCCCCTGGACGTAATCGCGCAGCGCGGGGGTCAGTTCGATCTTGTGGCCGGTGATTTGTATTTGCATACTGCTATTCTACTCGACCGCCCGGGAGAGTGTCAATATCTCGATCCGTTTGGCGCCGGCCGTTTTCAGCGCCCGGACGCATTCCCCGACCGTGGAGCCGGTCGTGTAGA includes:
- the raiA gene encoding ribosome-associated translation inhibitor RaiA, which produces MQIQITGHKIELTPALRDYVQGKITKLEEFFSNIQKVEVVLDAKSNADDNKRQVAEIRAWMAGKKMIQSKEAGQDAYAAFDLALDEAKRQVEKHKEKLGHEKRRESKKLKMMSRLKTPGLTQEY